The Gemmatimonadetes bacterium SCN 70-22 genome has a window encoding:
- a CDS encoding tetraacyldisaccharide 4'-kinase: MAVRNALFDSGVLAARATALPAFSVGNLTVGGTGKTPVAADIARRLRDGGARPALVLRGYGDDEPAVHERLNPGVPVLTSPDRVAASARARQLGCDVVVLDDAFQHRHARRVVDAVVVAAEQWVGAPRRCLPAGPYREPPAALRRATLVIVTRKSVGPAMSADVAQSVAAFTPAPVVCVALELGALHAVGGEGGTRPLETLRGASVLAVAGIGAPRRFAEQLEEVGARVALVSFPDHHRFTGDDVAAILRGASAGASIVCTLKDAVKLKPLWPRASAPLWYVSQRLAIDAGAPAYAAAIQRLLDARQHELSVR; encoded by the coding sequence GTGGCGGTCCGAAACGCCCTCTTCGACAGCGGCGTGCTCGCCGCACGAGCGACGGCGCTCCCGGCCTTTTCCGTCGGGAATCTCACCGTGGGCGGAACCGGGAAGACGCCGGTGGCCGCCGACATCGCACGCCGGCTCCGCGACGGCGGGGCGCGCCCGGCGCTGGTGCTTCGTGGGTACGGGGACGATGAACCCGCCGTCCACGAGCGGCTCAACCCCGGCGTCCCGGTCCTAACGAGTCCCGACCGCGTGGCCGCGAGCGCGCGCGCGCGCCAGCTCGGGTGCGACGTGGTCGTGCTCGATGACGCGTTCCAGCACCGCCACGCGCGCCGGGTCGTCGATGCCGTCGTGGTGGCGGCGGAGCAGTGGGTGGGGGCTCCCCGTCGCTGCCTCCCGGCGGGGCCCTATCGGGAGCCGCCGGCGGCGCTGAGGCGCGCCACCCTGGTGATCGTGACCCGCAAGTCGGTAGGTCCTGCCATGTCGGCCGACGTCGCCCAGTCGGTGGCGGCCTTCACCCCCGCGCCGGTCGTGTGCGTCGCCCTCGAGCTGGGAGCGTTGCACGCCGTGGGAGGGGAGGGAGGGACGCGTCCCCTGGAAACGCTGCGGGGGGCATCGGTGCTTGCCGTCGCCGGGATCGGGGCGCCGCGTCGATTCGCCGAGCAACTCGAGGAGGTTGGGGCGCGTGTGGCGCTGGTATCGTTTCCGGATCACCATCGTTTTACGGGTGACGATGTCGCCGCCATCCTGCGAGGCGCCTCGGCCGGCGCCTCCATCGTCTGCACCCTCAAGGACGCGGTGAAGCTCAAACCGTTGTGGCCTCGCGCCTCGGCGCCCCTGTGGTATGTTTCCCAGCGATTGGCGATCGACGCCGGCGCCCCCGCGTACGCGGCGGCGATCCAGCGCCTTCTGGACGCCCGTCAGCACGAACTTTCCGTCCGATAA